One part of the Vicia villosa cultivar HV-30 ecotype Madison, WI linkage group LG6, Vvil1.0, whole genome shotgun sequence genome encodes these proteins:
- the LOC131609393 gene encoding chlorophyll synthase, chloroplastic-like isoform X2: protein MAGFWLFALDRNLRLTTLACFEHLVFVDSLISFTIRWAGQALFGTLTPDIIVLTLLYSIAGLGIAIVNDFKSVEGDRALGLQSLPVAFGEETAKWICVGAIDITQLSIAGYLLRAGKPYYALAILALIVPQVVFQFKYFLKDPVKYDAKYQASAQLFLVLGLLVTALATSH, encoded by the exons atggcgggattttggctctTTGCCTTGGACCGTAATCTACGATTGACAACACTGGCTTGTTTTGAACATTTGGTTTTTGTTGATTCATTGATTTCATTTACAATTAGGTGGGCTGGTCAAGCTTTGTTTGGGACTCTTACACCAGACATTATTGTTCTCACACTCCTTTACAGCATAGCTGGC TTGGGAATTGCCATAGTTAATGATTTCAAAAGTGTTGAAGGAGATAGAGCTCTAGGACTTCAG TCTCTTCCTGTCGCTTTTGGCGAGGAAACTGCAAAGTGGATATGCGTTGGCGCTATCGACATTACACAATTATCTATCGCTG GATATCTACTCAGGGCTGGTAAACCATATTACGCATTGGCTATACTTGCCTTAATAGTTCCACAAGTCGTATTTCAG TTCAAGTATTTCCTCAAGGATCCTGTGAAATACGATGCTAAATATCAG GCTAGTGCGCAACTGTTTTTGGTTCTTGGTCTGTTGGTTACTGCTCTAGCAACAAGCCATTGA
- the LOC131609393 gene encoding chlorophyll synthase, chloroplastic-like isoform X3, whose amino-acid sequence MAGFWLFALDRNLRLTTLACFEHLVFVDSLISFTIRWAGQALFGTLTPDIIVLTLLYSIAGLGIAIVNDFKSVEGDRALGLQSLPVAFGEETAKWICVGAIDITQLSIAGYLLRAGKPYYALAILALIVPQVVFQYFLKDPVKYDAKYQASAQLFLVLGLLVTALATSH is encoded by the exons atggcgggattttggctctTTGCCTTGGACCGTAATCTACGATTGACAACACTGGCTTGTTTTGAACATTTGGTTTTTGTTGATTCATTGATTTCATTTACAATTAGGTGGGCTGGTCAAGCTTTGTTTGGGACTCTTACACCAGACATTATTGTTCTCACACTCCTTTACAGCATAGCTGGC TTGGGAATTGCCATAGTTAATGATTTCAAAAGTGTTGAAGGAGATAGAGCTCTAGGACTTCAG TCTCTTCCTGTCGCTTTTGGCGAGGAAACTGCAAAGTGGATATGCGTTGGCGCTATCGACATTACACAATTATCTATCGCTG GATATCTACTCAGGGCTGGTAAACCATATTACGCATTGGCTATACTTGCCTTAATAGTTCCACAAGTCGTATTTCAG TATTTCCTCAAGGATCCTGTGAAATACGATGCTAAATATCAG GCTAGTGCGCAACTGTTTTTGGTTCTTGGTCTGTTGGTTACTGCTCTAGCAACAAGCCATTGA
- the LOC131609393 gene encoding chlorophyll synthase, chloroplastic-like isoform X4, producing MAGFWLFALDRNLRLTTLACFEHLVFVDSLISFTIRWAGQALFGTLTPDIIVLTLLYSIAGLGIAIVNDFKSVEGDRALGLQSLPVAFGEETAKWICVGAIDITQLSIAGYLLRAGKPYYALAILALIVPQVVFQASAQLFLVLGLLVTALATSH from the exons atggcgggattttggctctTTGCCTTGGACCGTAATCTACGATTGACAACACTGGCTTGTTTTGAACATTTGGTTTTTGTTGATTCATTGATTTCATTTACAATTAGGTGGGCTGGTCAAGCTTTGTTTGGGACTCTTACACCAGACATTATTGTTCTCACACTCCTTTACAGCATAGCTGGC TTGGGAATTGCCATAGTTAATGATTTCAAAAGTGTTGAAGGAGATAGAGCTCTAGGACTTCAG TCTCTTCCTGTCGCTTTTGGCGAGGAAACTGCAAAGTGGATATGCGTTGGCGCTATCGACATTACACAATTATCTATCGCTG GATATCTACTCAGGGCTGGTAAACCATATTACGCATTGGCTATACTTGCCTTAATAGTTCCACAAGTCGTATTTCAG GCTAGTGCGCAACTGTTTTTGGTTCTTGGTCTGTTGGTTACTGCTCTAGCAACAAGCCATTGA
- the LOC131609393 gene encoding chlorophyll synthase, chloroplastic-like isoform X1 — translation MAGFWLFALDRNLRLTTLACFEHLVFVDSLISFTIRWAGQALFGTLTPDIIVLTLLYSIAGLGIAIVNDFKSVEGDRALGLQSLPVAFGEETAKWICVGAIDITQLSIAGYLLRAGKPYYALAILALIVPQVVFQLSSCALQFKYFLKDPVKYDAKYQASAQLFLVLGLLVTALATSH, via the exons atggcgggattttggctctTTGCCTTGGACCGTAATCTACGATTGACAACACTGGCTTGTTTTGAACATTTGGTTTTTGTTGATTCATTGATTTCATTTACAATTAGGTGGGCTGGTCAAGCTTTGTTTGGGACTCTTACACCAGACATTATTGTTCTCACACTCCTTTACAGCATAGCTGGC TTGGGAATTGCCATAGTTAATGATTTCAAAAGTGTTGAAGGAGATAGAGCTCTAGGACTTCAG TCTCTTCCTGTCGCTTTTGGCGAGGAAACTGCAAAGTGGATATGCGTTGGCGCTATCGACATTACACAATTATCTATCGCTG GATATCTACTCAGGGCTGGTAAACCATATTACGCATTGGCTATACTTGCCTTAATAGTTCCACAAGTCGTATTTCAG TTATCGTCTTGTGCCTTGCAATTCAAGTATTTCCTCAAGGATCCTGTGAAATACGATGCTAAATATCAG GCTAGTGCGCAACTGTTTTTGGTTCTTGGTCTGTTGGTTACTGCTCTAGCAACAAGCCATTGA